One genomic window of Citrobacter sp. Marseille-Q6884 includes the following:
- the recC gene encoding exodeoxyribonuclease V subunit gamma gives MLRVYHSNRLDVLEALMEFIVERERLDDPFEPEMILVQSTGMAQWLQMTLAQKFGIAANIEFPLPASFIWDMFVRVLPDIPKESAFSKQSMSWKLMTLLPQLLDNDDFTLLRHYLTDDTDKRKLFQLSSRAADLFDQYLVYRPDWLTQWEAGKQVEGLGESQAWQAPLWKALVEYTAELGQPRWHRANLYQRFIQTLETAANRPEGLPSRVFICGISALPPVYLQALQALGKHIDIHLLFTNPCRYYWGDIKDPAYLAKLLARQRRHSFEERHLPLFRDSENAEGLFNSDGEQDVGNPMLASWGKLGRDYIYLLSELENSQELDAFVDITPDNLLHNIQSDILELQSRAVAGINLEEYSRSDNKRRLEPNDTSVTFHVCHSPQREVEILHDRLLAMLEADPTLTPRDIIVMVADIDSYSPFIQAVFGSAPAERYLPYAISDRRARQSHPVLQAFISLLSLPDSRFISEDVLALLDVPVLAARFNINEEGLRYLRLWVNESGIRWGIDDDNVRELELPPTGQHTWQFGLTRMLLGYAMESEQGEWQSVLPYDESSGLIAELVGHLASLLMQLNIWRRGLAQERPLEEWLPVCRDMLNDFFLPDADTEAAMTLIEQQWQAIIADGLGAEYGDAVPLSLLRDELAQRLDQERISQRFLAGPVNICTLMPMRSIPFKVVCLLGMNDGVYPRQLAPLGFDLMSQKPMRGDRSRRDDDRYLFLEALISAQQTLYISYIGRSIQDNSERFPSVLVQELMDYIGQSHYLPGDESLTCDESETRVKAHITRMHTRMPFDAQNYQPGEQQSYAREWLPAASLAGKAHTDFVQPLPYTMPETLTLEALQRFWAHPVRAFFQMRLRVNFRSEESDIPETEPFILEGLTRYQLNQQLLNTLVEEHDDDRLFRRFRAAGSLPYGAFGEILWDTQRQEMQTLADRIIACRQPCQSMEVDLTCNGVQITGWLPQVQADGLLRWRPSLISVSQGVQLWLEHLVYCASGGTGESRLFLRKDGEWRFPPLEAEQALRYLSQLIEGYREGMSSPLLVLPESGGAWIKTCYDAANDAMLDDDETLQKARSKFLQAYEGNMMVRGEGDDIWYQRLWRQLEPETLEAIVSQSQRYLLPLFRFNQS, from the coding sequence ATGTTAAGGGTCTACCACTCCAATCGTCTGGATGTGCTGGAAGCGTTAATGGAATTTATCGTTGAGCGCGAGCGTCTGGACGACCCTTTTGAACCTGAAATGATTTTGGTTCAAAGCACCGGTATGGCCCAGTGGCTACAAATGACCCTTGCACAGAAATTTGGTATTGCCGCGAATATTGAATTCCCGCTGCCCGCGAGTTTTATCTGGGATATGTTTGTGCGGGTTTTGCCGGATATCCCGAAAGAGAGCGCGTTCAGTAAGCAGAGCATGAGCTGGAAGTTGATGACGCTGCTGCCGCAATTACTGGATAACGATGACTTTACGCTACTGCGACACTATCTGACTGACGATACTGACAAACGAAAACTGTTCCAGCTCTCTTCACGTGCAGCTGACCTTTTCGACCAATATCTGGTTTATCGCCCTGACTGGTTAACGCAGTGGGAAGCGGGAAAGCAGGTTGAGGGGTTGGGGGAGTCTCAGGCCTGGCAGGCGCCGTTGTGGAAAGCGTTGGTGGAATATACCGCTGAGCTCGGGCAACCACGCTGGCATCGCGCCAATTTATACCAGCGATTTATTCAGACGCTGGAAACGGCCGCAAACCGCCCGGAGGGGCTGCCCTCACGCGTCTTTATCTGCGGCATTTCGGCGCTACCGCCCGTGTATCTGCAGGCGTTACAAGCACTGGGTAAGCACATCGACATTCATCTGCTGTTTACCAACCCTTGTCGTTATTACTGGGGCGACATTAAAGATCCCGCTTATCTGGCTAAGCTGCTGGCACGTCAGCGCAGACACAGTTTTGAAGAGCGTCATCTGCCGCTGTTTCGTGATAGTGAGAATGCTGAAGGATTGTTTAACAGCGACGGCGAGCAGGATGTGGGCAACCCTATGCTGGCCTCATGGGGCAAACTGGGTCGCGATTATATTTACCTGCTCTCAGAGCTGGAAAACAGCCAGGAACTGGACGCGTTTGTCGATATTACCCCCGACAACCTGCTGCACAATATCCAGTCGGATATCCTCGAACTGCAAAGCAGGGCGGTGGCGGGCATTAATCTGGAAGAATATTCGCGCAGCGACAACAAACGACGGCTTGAGCCGAATGATACCAGTGTGACTTTTCACGTCTGTCATAGCCCGCAACGTGAAGTGGAAATTCTCCACGACCGGCTGCTGGCGATGCTGGAGGCAGATCCAACGCTCACCCCGCGTGACATCATCGTGATGGTGGCTGATATCGACAGCTACAGCCCATTTATTCAGGCGGTATTTGGCAGCGCGCCAGCCGAACGTTACCTGCCGTATGCGATTTCCGACCGTCGTGCGCGTCAGTCCCATCCTGTTTTGCAGGCGTTTATTAGTCTGCTGTCGCTACCGGACAGTCGTTTTATTTCGGAGGATGTGCTGGCCTTACTGGATGTTCCCGTATTGGCGGCGCGCTTTAATATCAACGAAGAGGGGCTGCGCTATCTCCGCTTGTGGGTGAATGAGTCAGGTATTCGTTGGGGAATTGACGACGACAACGTTCGCGAACTGGAACTGCCGCCGACAGGCCAGCACACCTGGCAATTTGGTCTGACGCGAATGTTGCTGGGTTATGCGATGGAGAGCGAGCAGGGCGAGTGGCAGTCCGTTCTGCCATATGATGAGTCCAGCGGGTTGATTGCCGAGCTGGTGGGACATCTGGCTTCGCTATTGATGCAACTCAATATCTGGCGTCGGGGGCTGGCGCAGGAGCGTCCGCTGGAAGAGTGGCTACCCGTTTGTCGTGACATGCTGAATGATTTCTTCCTGCCGGATGCAGACACCGAAGCGGCGATGACGCTCATCGAACAGCAATGGCAGGCCATTATTGCCGATGGATTGGGGGCTGAATATGGCGATGCCGTACCGCTTTCACTGTTACGCGATGAGCTTGCACAGCGCCTCGATCAGGAGCGTATCAGCCAGCGCTTCCTCGCAGGGCCGGTGAATATTTGTACGCTGATGCCAATGCGATCCATTCCGTTCAAAGTGGTGTGCCTGCTGGGGATGAACGATGGGGTTTATCCGCGTCAGCTTGCGCCGCTGGGCTTTGATCTGATGAGCCAAAAGCCGATGCGTGGCGACCGAAGCCGTCGCGATGACGACCGCTATCTGTTTCTGGAAGCGTTGATCTCAGCACAGCAAACGCTCTACATCAGCTACATTGGCCGTTCAATCCAGGATAACAGTGAACGCTTTCCGTCGGTCCTGGTACAGGAATTGATGGACTACATTGGGCAAAGCCACTATCTCCCGGGCGATGAGTCGCTGACCTGTGATGAAAGTGAAACGCGGGTAAAAGCGCACATTACCCGGATGCACACGCGTATGCCTTTTGACGCACAAAACTATCAGCCGGGCGAACAGCAAAGTTACGCCCGTGAGTGGTTGCCGGCGGCGAGTCTGGCAGGGAAGGCGCACACTGATTTTGTTCAACCGCTGCCTTACACCATGCCTGAAACGTTGACGCTGGAAGCGCTCCAGCGATTCTGGGCTCATCCGGTACGGGCCTTTTTCCAGATGCGGTTACGGGTGAATTTCCGTTCTGAAGAGAGCGATATCCCGGAAACGGAACCGTTTATCCTCGAAGGGTTAACTCGCTATCAGCTTAATCAGCAACTGCTCAATACCCTGGTTGAAGAGCACGATGATGATCGTTTGTTCCGCCGCTTTCGTGCGGCTGGCTCGCTTCCTTATGGGGCATTCGGTGAGATTCTGTGGGATACCCAACGTCAGGAGATGCAGACACTGGCGGATCGCATTATCGCGTGTCGCCAGCCTTGTCAGAGCATGGAAGTCGATCTGACCTGCAACGGGGTGCAAATCACGGGGTGGCTCCCACAGGTTCAGGCGGACGGTTTATTGCGCTGGCGCCCATCTTTGATAAGCGTTTCTCAGGGCGTGCAACTTTGGCTGGAACATCTTGTCTATTGTGCCAGTGGTGGTACGGGGGAGAGCCGGTTGTTCCTGCGTAAAGACGGGGAATGGCGTTTCCCGCCACTGGAGGCTGAGCAGGCGTTACGGTATCTGTCGCAACTGATTGAAGGTTATCGGGAAGGCATGTCATCACCGCTGCTGGTGCTACCGGAAAGTGGTGGCGCGTGGATAAAAACCTGTTATGACGCGGCAAATGATGCCATGTTAGATGATGACGAGACATTGCAAAAAGCGCGCAGCAAGTTTTTACAGGCCTATGAAGGCAACATGATGGTACGTGGTGAAGGTGATGATATCTGGTATCAGCGCCTGTGGCGTCAACTGGAGCCTGAAACGCTGGAGGCCATTGTGTCGCAGTCTCAACGCTATTTGCTCCCGCTGTTTCGTTTTAATCAGTCATGA